One Streptomyces sannanensis genomic window carries:
- a CDS encoding IS110 family transposase — protein MTPVFCGVDWAEDHHDIALVDAGGKQLAKVRITDDAAGFGQLTALLTEHGDSEGAPIPVAIETSRGLLVACLRATGRPVFAINPLAVARYRDRHSVARKKSDAVDAAALANILRTDMAAHRPLPADSELVQAIAVLARAQQDAVWDRGQAHNKLRSQLREFYPAILEAFAQHKHGLCSREARTILAAAPTPTMAATLTRRRLQALLKQAGRVRGIQAEADRIHEVFQRDYLHQLPQVEAALGQQTSALLRQLNTACHNADQLEEATAQTFDDHPDAPVIRSFPGLGSLTGARVLAEIGDDRSRFATAGSLKAYAGSAPVTRASGKSCVVMSRRVKNQRLAAVGYVWAFVSLTRSPGARAHYDRRRKAGDRHVAAQRNLFNRFMGMLFHCLQHGHAYDEATAFPHQQSAQLSAEAA, from the coding sequence ATGACGCCCGTGTTCTGTGGGGTGGACTGGGCCGAAGACCACCACGACATCGCGCTGGTCGATGCCGGGGGAAAGCAACTCGCCAAAGTGCGGATCACTGACGATGCGGCAGGGTTCGGCCAGCTCACCGCCCTGCTCACCGAACACGGCGACAGCGAGGGCGCCCCGATCCCCGTGGCGATCGAGACCTCTCGAGGGCTCCTCGTCGCCTGCCTGCGGGCCACCGGCCGGCCGGTCTTCGCGATCAATCCGCTGGCGGTCGCCCGCTACCGGGACCGGCACTCTGTCGCCCGGAAGAAGTCCGACGCCGTCGACGCCGCGGCACTGGCCAACATTCTGCGGACCGACATGGCAGCCCATCGGCCGCTGCCTGCAGATTCCGAGCTTGTGCAGGCCATTGCCGTGCTTGCGCGGGCCCAGCAGGACGCCGTCTGGGACCGCGGCCAGGCCCACAACAAGCTCCGCTCACAGCTACGCGAGTTCTACCCGGCCATCCTGGAGGCCTTCGCCCAGCACAAGCACGGTCTGTGTTCACGGGAGGCCCGCACCATCCTGGCCGCCGCCCCGACACCGACGATGGCCGCGACGCTAACCCGACGGCGGCTGCAGGCCCTGCTCAAGCAAGCCGGCCGAGTGCGCGGCATCCAGGCCGAAGCCGACAGGATCCACGAGGTCTTCCAGCGTGACTATCTCCACCAGCTTCCGCAGGTCGAAGCAGCTCTCGGCCAGCAGACGTCCGCCCTGCTTCGGCAACTGAACACCGCCTGCCACAACGCCGACCAGCTCGAAGAAGCCACCGCCCAGACCTTCGACGACCACCCGGATGCGCCGGTCATCCGCAGCTTTCCGGGCCTCGGATCCTTAACCGGCGCCCGGGTCCTTGCGGAGATCGGTGATGACCGGAGCCGGTTCGCAACGGCCGGTTCGCTGAAGGCCTACGCCGGAAGCGCCCCGGTCACTCGGGCCAGCGGCAAGAGCTGCGTGGTCATGAGCCGACGGGTCAAGAATCAGCGGCTGGCCGCTGTCGGCTACGTGTGGGCCTTCGTCTCCCTCACCAGGTCACCAGGCGCCAGAGCACACTACGACCGTCGCAGGAAAGCCGGCGACCGCCACGTCGCCGCACAAAGGAACCTGTTCAACCGCTTCATGGGCATGCTCTTCCACTGTCTCCAGCACGGCCATGCCTACGACGAAGCGACCGCCTTTCCGCACCAGCAGTCAGCACAGCTCTCCGCCGAAGCAGCTTGA